A portion of the Salarias fasciatus chromosome 15, fSalaFa1.1, whole genome shotgun sequence genome contains these proteins:
- the chac1 gene encoding glutathione-specific gamma-glutamylcyclotransferase 1 yields MKPQDIVSGKASLWIFGYGSLVWKPDFKYKRSKVGYIQGYKRRFWHGDNFHRGNDELPGRVVTLIEEDDASTWGVAFEVTGSQMEESLSYLNVRETACGGYITRLMDFFPDGESHAPVQALVYIATSDNPRYLGPASPEEIGAQIAVSRGKTGHNLEYLLRLAEFMRSSCPHVEDHHLFAIEAAALTVVSYLLAAQ; encoded by the exons ATGAAGCCTCAAGACATCGTCAGCGGAAAGGCCAGCCTGTGGATCTTCGGGTACGGGTCACTGGTGTGGAAGCCCGACTTCAAGTACAAGAGGAGCAAGGTCGGCTACATTCAGGGCTACAAGAGACGCTTCTGGCACGGAGACAACTTCCACCGGGGGAACGACGAATTG CCCGGAAGAGTGGTGACGCTCATCGAGGAGGATGAC GCGAGCACTTGGGGCGTGGCGTTTGAGGTGACGGGCTCTCAGATGGAGGAGTCTCTGAGCTACCTGAACGTGCGGGAGACGGCCTGCGGCGGCTACATCACCCGGCTGATGGATTTCTTCCCTGACGGGGAGAGCCACGCTCCGGTTCAGGCGCTGGTGTACATCGCCACGTCCGACAACCCCCGCTACCTGGGGCCGGCCAGCCCGGAGGAGATCGGCGCCCAGATCGCCGTGAGCAGGGGCAAGACGGGCCACAACCTCGAGTACCTGCTCCGCCTGGCCGAGTTCATGAGGAGCAGCTGCCCGCACGTGGAAGACCACCACCTGTTTGCCATCGAGGCGGCGGCGCTCACCGTGGTGTCCTATCTGTTAGCGGCTCAGTAG